The proteins below are encoded in one region of Peribacillus muralis:
- a CDS encoding PspA/IM30 family protein, translating to MGNLFSRMKQTISADFHDLLDKKEQKNPIGMLNQYLRQCEQETEKVGKLLERQYLLKEEFTREYNQAQNLAEKRKNQADVAKQSGETDLMEFALKESLHYEDRAQSLKEAHKSAEVQLAELERKYEEMKHKLKDMHLKRMELMGRENIARANHRINRVLDAGRTEAKPVAMFEEMELYIDRIEHKVDADYNRHTIDARIAQLEKELEQKEA from the coding sequence ATGGGTAATTTATTTTCTAGAATGAAACAGACGATTTCAGCGGACTTTCATGATTTGCTTGATAAGAAGGAGCAAAAGAATCCAATTGGCATGCTGAATCAGTATTTGCGGCAGTGTGAGCAGGAGACGGAGAAGGTCGGCAAGCTGCTTGAACGTCAATATCTGCTGAAAGAAGAGTTTACGCGTGAATATAATCAAGCGCAAAATCTAGCTGAAAAACGTAAAAATCAGGCTGACGTTGCGAAGCAGTCTGGTGAAACGGATTTGATGGAGTTTGCCCTTAAGGAAAGTCTGCACTATGAAGATCGTGCGCAAAGTTTGAAGGAGGCGCATAAAAGTGCAGAGGTTCAGTTGGCTGAGCTGGAGCGTAAATATGAAGAAATGAAGCATAAGCTCAAGGATATGCATTTAAAGCGGATGGAATTGATGGGCAGGGAGAATATTGCCCGGGCAAACCACCGGATCAATCGGGTGTTGGATGCCGGCCGCACTGAGGCTAAGCCGGTAGCGATGTTTGAAGAGATGGAGCTCTATATCGATCGCATCGAGCATAAAGTCGATGCCGATTATAATCGTCATACCATCGATGCAAGAATCGCCCAGCTTGAAAAGGAATTGGAACAGAAAGAAGCGTAA
- a CDS encoding lmo0954 family membrane protein produces the protein MKKFGLFTVGLIALFILLANVGPLISLAICLTILYFGFKQFMKSESTGAKVAWGSVSIIVLIVSISHIPAILGLVAAYVLYLVYKKWNDHDEQASTENDPFSNFEREWKDLNKN, from the coding sequence ATGAAGAAATTTGGTTTGTTTACTGTAGGTTTGATTGCATTGTTCATTTTGCTGGCGAATGTGGGTCCGTTGATCAGTTTGGCGATTTGCTTGACGATTCTATATTTTGGGTTCAAGCAGTTCATGAAGTCCGAATCGACAGGAGCCAAGGTTGCGTGGGGGTCAGTTTCCATAATCGTGCTGATCGTTTCCATTTCCCATATCCCTGCGATATTAGGATTGGTGGCAGCTTATGTACTTTACCTCGTTTATAAAAAATGGAATGACCATGATGAACAAGCATCAACTGAAAATGATCCATTCTCCAATTTCGAGAGAGAGTGGAAAGATTTGAATAAGAACTAA
- a CDS encoding TetR/AcrR family transcriptional regulator, giving the protein MFDGQVGDKRHLRSMMTRQKLLEAAKEIFLEEGYQASVISQMIKRANIGYGTAYVHFKGKEDLLIVLMENVMEQFYEIAETSFFPKSKDEARQIINNQAKAFLIMAEAERNMLQVFEQAIGMSAVISEKWKAIRLKFTQRISKDIDYAQQKGLARTELNHELVAKGWFFTNEMYLWEIVRNEHQSSVEEIAQTITSVYVEGLYV; this is encoded by the coding sequence ATGTTTGATGGCCAAGTAGGGGATAAACGTCATCTACGCTCGATGATGACAAGGCAAAAGCTATTGGAAGCTGCAAAGGAAATTTTTCTTGAAGAAGGTTATCAAGCTTCAGTTATTTCCCAAATGATCAAAAGGGCGAATATCGGATATGGAACGGCCTATGTTCATTTTAAAGGAAAAGAGGATCTATTGATTGTTTTAATGGAGAATGTGATGGAGCAATTCTATGAAATTGCGGAGACCTCTTTCTTTCCGAAATCGAAGGATGAAGCGAGACAAATCATAAATAACCAAGCCAAGGCTTTTTTAATAATGGCAGAGGCTGAACGCAATATGCTCCAAGTCTTCGAGCAGGCTATTGGCATGTCGGCCGTCATTTCAGAAAAATGGAAAGCGATCCGGCTGAAATTCACCCAGCGCATTTCAAAGGATATCGACTATGCACAGCAAAAAGGACTGGCAAGAACCGAATTGAACCATGAGCTTGTGGCAAAAGGCTGGTTCTTCACAAATGAAATGTATCTTTGGGAAATCGTCCGGAACGAGCATCAAAGCTCTGTCGAAGAAATCGCTCAAACCATCACATCCGTTTACGTCGAAGGCCTATATGTATAA
- the kynU gene encoding kynureninase, translated as MVSTYTLDYARQLDEKDTLHAFRDEFYLKPDSIYMDGNSLGLLSKRAERTLLESLADWKEHGIDGWTQGKQPWFFLSEELGAKMAHLVGAASDEVIVTGSTTVNLHQLVATFYKPVGTRTKILADELTFPTDIYALQSQLHTHGLDPQTHLVRVKSRDGRFLEEDDIIEAMTDEIALIILPTVLYRSGQILDMKRLTEEAHKRGIMIGFDGCHSIGAIPHSFGEWDVDFAYWCNYKHLNGGPGAVGGLYVNRKHFGTMPGLAGWFGSSKEKQFDMEHTLTQADSAGAYQIGTPNVLSCAPLIGSLEIFMEAGIDNIRGKSLKINQYLIDLVEHELKDMGFFIGTPREDSRRGGHVSLEHKEAARICKALKDNGVIPDFRAPNIIRLAPVALYTSYAEVWEVVQILKKIMTEKQYEKYKNEREVVA; from the coding sequence ATGGTTTCAACATACACTTTGGATTACGCGAGGCAGCTGGATGAAAAAGATACCCTTCATGCTTTTCGGGACGAGTTTTATTTAAAGCCAGACTCCATTTATATGGACGGGAACTCCTTAGGGCTGCTTTCAAAAAGGGCTGAACGCACTCTTTTGGAATCATTAGCGGATTGGAAGGAACATGGGATCGATGGATGGACACAGGGAAAGCAACCGTGGTTTTTCTTGTCAGAGGAACTGGGCGCGAAAATGGCCCACTTGGTCGGGGCTGCCTCCGATGAGGTGATCGTAACCGGCTCGACTACGGTGAATCTACATCAGCTTGTGGCCACCTTTTATAAGCCTGTAGGAACCCGCACAAAGATATTGGCGGATGAACTCACCTTTCCGACTGATATTTATGCACTTCAAAGCCAGCTGCACACTCATGGGCTCGATCCGCAAACCCACCTAGTCCGTGTGAAGAGTCGGGATGGCCGTTTCCTTGAAGAGGATGATATCATAGAGGCCATGACCGATGAAATCGCTCTCATCATCTTGCCGACGGTCTTGTATCGAAGCGGCCAAATATTGGATATGAAACGTCTGACCGAGGAAGCCCATAAAAGAGGAATCATGATCGGATTCGATGGATGCCATTCGATTGGTGCAATCCCGCATTCTTTCGGGGAATGGGATGTTGATTTCGCTTATTGGTGCAATTATAAACATTTGAATGGCGGTCCTGGCGCCGTTGGAGGCTTGTATGTAAACCGGAAGCATTTCGGGACGATGCCTGGATTGGCTGGATGGTTCGGGTCAAGCAAAGAAAAACAATTCGATATGGAACATACATTAACCCAAGCTGATTCCGCTGGTGCCTACCAAATCGGAACACCAAATGTGTTAAGCTGTGCTCCTTTAATTGGTTCCTTGGAAATTTTTATGGAGGCTGGCATTGATAACATCCGGGGAAAATCTCTTAAAATCAATCAATATTTAATCGACTTGGTCGAGCATGAACTGAAGGACATGGGTTTTTTCATAGGCACGCCCAGAGAAGATTCCCGGCGCGGCGGCCATGTCAGCCTGGAGCATAAAGAAGCTGCACGCATTTGTAAGGCGTTGAAAGATAACGGCGTGATACCGGATTTCCGAGCGCCTAACATCATTCGCCTTGCTCCAGTTGCTCTTTATACTTCCTACGCGGAAGTTTGGGAAGTCGTCCAAATCCTCAAAAAAATCATGACAGAAAAACAATATGAAAAATATAAAAATGAACGTGAAGTCGTGGCATGA
- a CDS encoding amino acid permease: protein MENNNIQLNGKDDPEKGLKRTLKTNQLSMIAMGCAIGTGLFLGSGLAIQAAGPSVLLSYALGAFIVLLLMGCLAEMTVAHPTSGSFGAIAEKYMSPMAGYLVRYSYWIGNVLAVGVEVSAISVYMRFWFPTVPGIIWIILFAGALIYVNATSVNTFASFEYWFSFIKISAIVGFILLGSYVLIGSSAPSSIGPENLVNAGGFFPFGWWGMWVAVFISLFSFIGTEMIAVTSGEAKDPDVAVPKALKATVFRLSTFYVLTIGIMLMIVPWKTAGIEESPFVKVMEILNIPGASGIMNFIILTAALSAMNAQLYASTRMMFSLARRENAPSILGKLNKRNVPANALAVSTTGIIIAAGVHALLPGSSYAFMMGISMFGAIFTWLMVFVSHLFFRVQWEKTGGRKLPVRMIGFPYLTILGAVLLFCLMITTWFTDFKIMLQFGVPWLLFLSIAYFVSKKRNSFVHPEQELPKQKID from the coding sequence ATGGAGAACAACAATATACAATTGAATGGGAAAGATGATCCGGAAAAAGGATTGAAGCGAACGTTAAAAACGAATCAGCTGTCGATGATAGCGATGGGCTGTGCCATCGGGACGGGTTTATTCCTTGGCAGCGGGCTTGCCATTCAAGCTGCCGGACCAAGCGTTTTGCTCAGTTATGCACTCGGGGCGTTCATTGTCCTTCTATTGATGGGCTGCTTGGCGGAAATGACGGTGGCGCATCCCACTTCCGGATCGTTTGGGGCGATAGCTGAAAAGTATATGTCTCCCATGGCAGGCTATCTTGTTCGCTATTCCTATTGGATTGGGAATGTACTCGCTGTCGGCGTGGAAGTGAGTGCTATCAGCGTGTATATGAGATTTTGGTTTCCGACCGTACCAGGAATCATTTGGATTATATTGTTTGCAGGTGCACTAATATACGTAAATGCCACTAGCGTGAACACATTCGCTTCCTTTGAGTATTGGTTCTCCTTCATAAAAATAAGTGCCATCGTCGGGTTTATCCTGCTTGGGTCGTATGTATTGATCGGCTCGTCTGCACCATCAAGCATTGGCCCGGAAAACCTGGTCAATGCAGGCGGTTTTTTCCCATTTGGTTGGTGGGGCATGTGGGTGGCCGTATTCATTTCTTTATTCAGCTTTATCGGGACCGAAATGATAGCGGTTACATCAGGCGAAGCAAAAGACCCGGATGTGGCTGTGCCCAAAGCATTAAAAGCGACGGTTTTTCGTTTATCGACTTTCTATGTGCTGACAATTGGAATCATGCTGATGATCGTTCCGTGGAAAACAGCTGGAATCGAGGAAAGCCCCTTCGTAAAGGTTATGGAAATCCTGAACATTCCCGGTGCTTCCGGAATCATGAACTTCATCATATTAACGGCCGCTCTATCTGCCATGAATGCTCAGCTCTATGCTTCAACCCGCATGATGTTTTCGTTGGCACGGCGCGAAAATGCTCCTAGCATTCTAGGAAAACTAAACAAAAGGAACGTTCCGGCAAATGCACTGGCTGTCTCGACAACCGGAATCATCATTGCTGCAGGCGTTCACGCGTTACTTCCAGGTTCCTCTTATGCATTCATGATGGGCATATCCATGTTCGGTGCCATTTTCACTTGGCTGATGGTCTTTGTATCCCATTTATTTTTCAGGGTTCAATGGGAGAAAACAGGCGGCCGTAAGCTACCGGTAAGGATGATCGGCTTTCCCTATTTAACGATATTGGGAGCGGTTCTCCTATTCTGCTTAATGATCACGACTTGGTTTACCGATTTCAAAATCATGCTCCAATTCGGGGTTCCTTGGTTGTTATTTTTATCCATTGCTTATTTCGTTTCCAAAAAAAGAAATTCATTCGTGCATCCAGAGCAGGAATTACCAAAACAAAAGATAGATTAG
- the kynA gene encoding tryptophan 2,3-dioxygenase translates to MNGKEQNGAGLEKNIQTDFQKSMSYGDYLHLDQILSSQHRCSDHHDEMLFIIIHQTSELWMKLILHELKAATKCIRHNNLEPSFKMLSRVSRIQQQLIQSWNVLATLTPAEYMEFRDKLGQSSGFQSYQNRLIEFALGNKNVHTLSVYQHEADLYKQMQQALHEPSIYDEAITALVARGLSVDHDAISRDWSQKYEPNASVEEAWLTVYRDVEQYWDLYELAEKLVDIGHQQQLWRFNHMTTVERIIGNKIGTGGSSGVTYLKRALDQNFFPELWSLRTKL, encoded by the coding sequence ATGAATGGCAAGGAACAAAACGGGGCTGGGCTAGAAAAGAATATCCAAACCGATTTTCAAAAATCGATGTCTTACGGCGATTATCTCCATCTTGATCAGATATTATCGAGTCAACATAGGTGCTCGGATCATCATGATGAAATGCTTTTTATCATTATCCATCAAACGAGCGAGTTATGGATGAAGCTCATTTTACATGAATTGAAAGCTGCCACAAAATGCATCCGCCATAACAATTTGGAGCCTTCGTTCAAAATGCTGTCACGTGTCTCGAGAATCCAACAGCAGCTGATTCAGTCATGGAATGTCCTTGCAACCTTGACCCCAGCTGAATATATGGAGTTCAGGGATAAACTGGGGCAATCCTCAGGATTCCAATCCTATCAAAACCGCCTGATTGAATTTGCGTTAGGAAACAAAAATGTCCATACACTATCTGTCTATCAGCATGAGGCGGACCTATATAAGCAAATGCAGCAGGCCCTTCATGAGCCAAGCATCTATGACGAGGCCATCACCGCTCTTGTCGCGCGTGGACTATCCGTTGATCACGATGCCATCAGTCGCGATTGGTCACAAAAATATGAACCGAATGCCAGTGTAGAAGAAGCGTGGCTGACCGTTTACCGCGATGTCGAGCAATATTGGGACTTGTATGAGCTGGCAGAGAAGTTAGTGGACATCGGCCACCAGCAGCAATTATGGCGCTTTAATCATATGACTACGGTGGAACGAATTATTGGAAACAAAATAGGAACCGGCGGATCATCCGGTGTTACGTATTTAAAAAGGGCTCTCGACCAAAACTTCTTCCCAGAGCTCTGGAGCTTACGAACGAAGCTATAA
- the kynB gene encoding arylformamidase, producing the protein MSTWIDISQRLDEHIATWPGDTPFTYKVSCSKEESGSVNVGQINMSVHTGTHIDAPFHFDNEGKRVIELDLDLYIGCSRVIHLPNKTSIGVDELANHDLKGVTRLLIRTDAWKDRRLFPQTIPPIQPELAAYLSGIGIRLLGLDLPSVDPLDSKELSAHHELAGHGIHILEGLVLDEIDPGNYELAALPLPLVHADGSPVRAVLRKIP; encoded by the coding sequence ATGAGTACATGGATTGATATTTCACAGCGACTGGATGAACATATCGCCACTTGGCCAGGCGATACACCTTTCACATACAAAGTCAGCTGCAGCAAGGAAGAAAGCGGATCTGTCAATGTCGGCCAAATCAATATGAGTGTCCATACTGGTACGCATATTGATGCACCGTTTCATTTTGATAACGAGGGAAAACGGGTGATTGAATTGGATCTCGATTTATATATCGGATGTTCCCGCGTCATCCATTTACCAAATAAGACGAGCATTGGAGTCGATGAATTGGCCAATCACGACCTAAAAGGCGTGACGCGGCTGTTAATTCGGACGGATGCGTGGAAGGATAGGCGTCTCTTTCCGCAAACGATCCCCCCTATCCAACCAGAATTAGCCGCTTATCTTTCAGGTATTGGCATACGGCTTCTCGGCCTTGATTTACCTTCGGTGGATCCTTTGGACAGCAAAGAACTGTCTGCCCATCATGAACTTGCCGGCCATGGAATTCACATTCTCGAAGGTCTTGTATTGGACGAAATCGACCCAGGTAATTATGAATTGGCTGCTCTTCCCCTTCCATTGGTCCACGCAGATGGAAGTCCGGTACGGGCTGTATTGAGAAAAATTCCCTGA
- a CDS encoding DUF2164 domain-containing protein: protein MFIKLTKEQQELMISDIQYFFSQERDEEITEFAAERVLDFIKESLAPHFYNAAVHDVKHVVEQQYASLEDEILTLERPIKR from the coding sequence ATGTTTATTAAGCTAACAAAAGAACAGCAAGAATTAATGATATCCGACATCCAATATTTCTTTTCACAAGAGAGAGATGAAGAAATAACTGAGTTCGCCGCAGAACGAGTATTGGACTTCATAAAGGAATCGCTCGCCCCCCATTTCTATAACGCCGCTGTCCATGATGTCAAACATGTCGTCGAACAGCAATATGCTTCCCTTGAAGATGAAATCTTAACGCTCGAACGCCCGATTAAAAGATAA
- a CDS encoding LysE family translocator: protein MDNFYFFVLMCILLILLPGPDTAIATRNTVTDGTKGGFKTMLGTCCALLIHTSAAVFGLSAIIVKSALLFSVFKYVGAVYLVYLGIKTLWGLKNNQGAAVTESSVKSRYESHSCFKQGFLTNLLNPKVAVFFLTFLPQFVDPGNETFLPFLIMGITYTVLTAMWFIFYIYLLNQISAFMKKPRTQAIFEGLTGAVLIGFGIRLALEKAHN, encoded by the coding sequence ATGGATAACTTTTATTTTTTTGTGCTTATGTGCATTCTCCTCATCCTTTTGCCGGGTCCGGATACGGCTATTGCCACTAGGAATACGGTTACCGATGGGACGAAGGGTGGATTTAAGACGATGCTGGGGACTTGCTGCGCCCTGCTTATTCATACTTCAGCCGCCGTGTTCGGGCTGTCCGCAATCATCGTGAAGTCGGCTTTATTATTTTCCGTCTTCAAATACGTGGGCGCCGTTTACCTGGTCTATCTAGGCATCAAAACGTTATGGGGGCTAAAAAATAATCAAGGGGCTGCTGTCACAGAGTCTTCCGTCAAAAGCAGGTATGAGAGCCATTCATGCTTCAAGCAAGGGTTTCTTACCAATTTGCTCAACCCTAAAGTGGCCGTGTTTTTCTTGACGTTCCTGCCTCAGTTCGTCGATCCAGGCAATGAGACCTTTTTGCCGTTTCTGATCATGGGGATAACGTATACCGTTTTAACGGCGATGTGGTTCATTTTTTATATTTATTTGCTGAACCAGATCAGTGCTTTTATGAAGAAGCCGAGAACGCAGGCGATTTTTGAGGGCTTAACCGGGGCGGTACTGATTGGTTTTGGGATTAGGCTTGCACTGGAAAAAGCTCATAATTAA
- a CDS encoding MBL fold metallo-hydrolase, with amino-acid sequence MQTLQHLSKHIFYLTPVQKTDRPILAAVKGNKKTLIIDAGNSVAHAQLFQDELLKHDISGDILALTHSHWDHVFGLEHIGIPVICHEKTYQHIKGMQPLSWEDQALDQRVEEGTEIPFCADAIKLELGRNREISIPLPDITFEKKLTIDLGDVTCIIDHVGGDHAKDSCIIYVPEEKTLFLGDCFYANLYAEKWNYTAEEASLLVKKIEAYDADTYILSHHDQPCTKQEMEAELTLMKQCARAVVKHRGNRAKIEQDLAEEANRELTANEREMIGFFVNGYIEE; translated from the coding sequence ATGCAAACTTTACAGCACCTTTCGAAACATATCTTCTACCTGACACCGGTCCAAAAAACGGATCGGCCCATTCTTGCTGCCGTCAAGGGGAACAAGAAAACGCTCATCATCGATGCCGGTAACTCTGTGGCGCATGCACAGCTCTTTCAGGACGAATTACTTAAACATGATATAAGCGGGGATATCCTTGCTTTGACACATTCCCACTGGGACCATGTATTCGGGTTGGAGCATATCGGAATTCCGGTCATTTGTCACGAAAAAACCTATCAGCATATTAAAGGTATGCAGCCGCTCTCATGGGAGGACCAAGCTCTTGACCAGCGAGTTGAAGAAGGCACGGAGATACCCTTTTGTGCGGATGCCATCAAGCTGGAGCTTGGAAGAAATCGGGAAATTTCCATACCGCTGCCGGATATCACGTTTGAAAAAAAGCTGACGATCGATTTAGGCGATGTAACCTGTATCATCGATCACGTCGGCGGTGATCATGCAAAGGATTCCTGCATCATTTATGTTCCGGAAGAAAAAACATTATTTCTCGGAGACTGCTTTTACGCCAATCTTTATGCGGAAAAATGGAATTATACCGCTGAAGAGGCCTCACTGCTCGTCAAGAAAATTGAAGCCTATGATGCCGATACATATATACTTTCCCATCATGATCAGCCTTGCACGAAGCAGGAAATGGAGGCTGAATTAACATTAATGAAACAATGTGCCAGAGCTGTCGTCAAGCATCGTGGAAATCGAGCCAAAATCGAGCAGGACTTGGCGGAAGAGGCAAACCGGGAATTGACGGCAAATGAACGCGAAATGATCGGATTTTTTGTCAATGGCTATATTGAAGAATAA
- a CDS encoding phospholipase D-like domain-containing protein: MAAKTALMAILLVLLGYFLYIVVTAVIIFCLPKEKEAGRMTNHISTYMGAKDSTVDRVLLLEDGYESGMARMQMIQEAEDSIDVAYYSIAKGETSELLLGALIEAADRGVKIRILLDGVSHGLRGELRNARYALASHENIELRYYEAFKPFKPWTWHNRLHDKIMTVDGKLAIIGGRNIADKYLASQPPKDYVYDRDVLIFNEKQEKDSVIVDMKDYLNELWDHPYTSEVFANLSKKQTKKGKKMRASLSSEYRDAQHAKAEFVQPVIHWRTSTAATKKVSFVHNPIERFYKYPFVWKSLVDIAAEAKRSVYIQSPYIVPSDMLEQYVPNGMEDKAEWTILTNSVTSTPNVIAFSGYLGLRDRIVETGARLYEYSKLYSLHGKSVVYDERLSAVGSFNLDSRSAFLNTESMVIIDSEAFASQLVGAIDTKIADSTLVADDKKYIEPPEDKKKEESFFKATFLNALSKITVYCNRFI; this comes from the coding sequence ATGGCTGCCAAAACGGCATTGATGGCGATTTTGCTTGTTCTTTTAGGATATTTTCTTTATATAGTGGTGACGGCAGTGATCATTTTCTGCCTCCCAAAGGAAAAAGAAGCGGGTAGGATGACGAATCACATTAGTACCTATATGGGAGCAAAAGACTCCACAGTCGATCGTGTTCTGCTGCTTGAAGACGGATATGAATCGGGAATGGCCCGGATGCAAATGATTCAGGAAGCGGAGGATTCAATTGATGTTGCCTACTACTCCATCGCAAAAGGTGAAACAAGCGAACTTCTTTTAGGAGCATTGATCGAAGCTGCGGATCGCGGTGTCAAGATCAGGATCCTTCTGGACGGAGTTTCCCATGGCCTGAGGGGGGAATTGAGAAATGCCCGCTATGCATTGGCCTCACATGAGAATATTGAATTAAGGTACTACGAAGCCTTCAAGCCATTCAAGCCATGGACGTGGCACAATCGGCTTCATGACAAAATCATGACTGTAGACGGGAAATTAGCGATCATAGGAGGCCGCAATATTGCCGATAAGTATTTGGCTAGCCAGCCTCCCAAGGATTATGTTTACGACCGTGATGTCCTGATTTTCAATGAGAAACAAGAAAAAGACAGTGTCATCGTTGATATGAAGGACTATTTGAACGAATTATGGGACCATCCATACACGAGTGAGGTTTTTGCGAACCTTTCAAAGAAACAAACGAAAAAGGGTAAAAAGATGAGGGCGAGTTTATCAAGTGAATATCGCGATGCCCAGCATGCGAAGGCCGAATTCGTTCAGCCGGTCATCCATTGGAGAACGTCAACAGCCGCTACGAAAAAAGTTTCATTCGTGCATAATCCAATCGAACGCTTCTATAAATACCCTTTTGTGTGGAAATCACTAGTCGATATTGCAGCGGAGGCCAAGCGATCGGTATACATCCAGAGTCCTTATATCGTTCCTTCCGATATGTTGGAGCAGTATGTGCCAAATGGGATGGAAGATAAAGCCGAGTGGACGATACTAACCAATTCCGTGACATCGACTCCGAATGTAATCGCTTTTTCCGGTTATTTAGGGTTAAGGGATCGTATCGTGGAGACTGGTGCAAGGCTTTATGAATATTCGAAGCTGTACTCCTTGCATGGAAAGTCCGTTGTATATGATGAACGGTTAAGTGCCGTCGGTTCCTTCAATTTGGATTCACGATCAGCCTTTTTAAATACGGAATCGATGGTGATCATTGATAGTGAAGCATTCGCCTCGCAGCTAGTTGGGGCGATCGATACGAAAATTGCGGATAGTACACTTGTTGCAGACGATAAAAAATATATCGAACCACCTGAAGACAAAAAAAAGGAAGAATCCTTCTTTAAAGCAACCTTTTTGAACGCCCTTTCAAAAATAACGGTCTATTGCAACAGGTTCATTTAA